From a region of the Buteo buteo chromosome 7, bButBut1.hap1.1, whole genome shotgun sequence genome:
- the SLC13A2 gene encoding solute carrier family 13 member 2, with product MALFWCTEALPLAVTALFPVLLFPLMNIMDSTTVCREYLKDTNMLFIGGLLMAIAIENWHLHKRVALRVLLITGVRPALLLMGFMIVTAFLSMWISNTATTAMMVPIAQAVLEQLHKSEMEFSTVSQASENINKAFELQEKSTKSDSSKETEEKGSSHVLTVEEDRERNENLREEKHKKFCKGMSLCICYSASIGGIATLTGTTPNLVLQGQVDELFPNNGNIINFASWFSFAFPTMILLLVLAWIWLQILYLGFNFQKNFGCAANAAAKAKAKQAYDIIKEESKKLGSMKFAEIAVLILFILLVLLWFTRDPGFIPGWATVLFNKNDISYVTDATVAIFISILLFIIPSGISNNDRDKHQTGSKPKIRAPPALLDWKVVHQKMPWNIVLLLGGGFALAKGSEESGLSSWLGSKLTPLQHIPHPAIALLLCLLIATFTECTSNVATTTLFLPILASMAEAICLNPLYVMLPCTLSASLAFMLPVATPPNAIVFSYGQLKVIDMAKAGFVLNILGVLTITLAINTWASSLFQLQTFPSWANKTGTCP from the exons ATGGCACTGTTTTGGTGCACAGAAGCCTTGCCGTTGGCTGTCACAGCTCTCTTTCCTGTCTTGCTGTTCCCACTAATGAATATCATGGATTCAACAACA GTCTGCCGGGAGTACTTGAAGGACACCAATATGCTTTTTATTGGAGGACTGCTGATGGCCATTGCGATTGAGAATTGGCACCTACACAAGCGTGTTGCTCTGCGGGTCTTGCTTATCACTGGTGTCAGACCAGCCCT aCTCCTCATGGGTTTCATGATTGTGACCGCCTTCCTGTCGATGTGGATCAGCAATACCGCCACCACTGCCATGATGGTCCCAATAGCACAAGCAGTGTTGGAACAGTTGCACAAGTCAGAAATGGAGTTTAGCACAGTTAGCCAAGCATCTGAAAACATCAACAAAGCCTTTGAACTGCAGGAAAAGTCAACTAAATCAGATAGCTccaaagaaacagaggaaaaag GTAGTAGTCATGTCCTGACAGTCgaggaagacagagagagaaatgaaaatctgCGAGAGGAGAAGCACAAGAAATTCTGCAAGGGAATGTCTCTCTGTATTTGTTACTCGGCCAGTATTGGAGGGATTGCAACTCTGACTGGGACAACACCAAATCTGGTACTGCAAGGACAAGTTGATGA GCTCTTTCCTAACAATGGCAATATCATCAACTTTGCCTCTTGGTTCTCCTTTGCCTTCCCCACCATGATCTTGTTACTGGTTTTGGCGTGGATTTGGCTGCAGATACTGTACTTGGGCTTTAA ttttcagaagaattttgGTTGTGCTGCAAATGCCGCTGCAAAGGCTAAGGCAAAACAGGCCTATGACATTATCAAGGAAGAGAGCAAGAAATTGGGCTCAATGAAATTTGCAGAAATAGCAGTTTTGATCCTCTTCATACTACTGGTACTGCTCTGGTTTACAAGAGACCCTGGTTTCATACCAGGTTGGGCAACAGTTCTTTTCAACAAAAATGATATAAG CTATGTCACTGATGCTACAGTTGCCATCTTCATTTCAATTTTGTTGTTCATCATCCCTTCTGGCATTTCTAACAATGACAGAGACAAACACCAAACAG GCAGCAAGCCAAAGATCCGAGCACCTCCAGCTCTCTTGGACTGGAAAGTAGTTCACCAGAAAATGCCATGGAACATCGTGCTTCTGCTGGGAGGTGGCTTTGCCTTAGCCAAAGGCAGTGAG GAATCTGGTCTGTCTTCATGGTTAGGTAGCAAACTGACTCCTCTGCAGCACATCCCTCATCCAGCTATTGCTCTCCTGTTGTGTCTCCTTATTGCCACTTTCACTGAGTGCACCAGCAATGTGGCCACTACTACCCTCTTTCTCCCTATTCTGGCTTCAATG GCTGAAGCGATCTGCCTCAATCCACTCTATGTCATGCTGCCCTGTACACTTTCTGCATCATTGGCATTCATGCTCCCAGTGGCCACTCCTCCTAACGCCATTGTCTTCTCATATGGACAACTCAAGGTTATAGATATG GCCAAAGCTGGGTTTGTACTCAACATCCTGGGAGTTCTGACCATAACTCTAGCCATCAACACCTGGGCTTCATCTTTGTTCCAACTGCAAACTTTCCCATCTTGGGCAAATAAGACAGGTACATGCCCGTAA